From the Nostoc sp. PCC 7107 genome, the window CAAGTAGGCGAAGCATCAGACGAAGTTAACCAAGTAATTGCCGGGTTAGAAGCCCAACGCCGTCGCCAAGAAACCAAAGCCGCAGAAGCCCAAAAACTCTTGCAGCAAGCGGAACGGTTATACAAAGAAGTTTCTGACAAAGCCGCATCCTTAGAAGAACGGGAAAAATCATTGCGGGTTTCCCAGGAAGTTGCAGTACAACAGGCGATCGCGCAAGCCAAAGGAGAGATAGCCCAAGTCATTCGCCGCTTGCAGCAAGGTACACCCACAGCCCAAGATGCTCAACAAGCCACCAATGCTTTAAATCAGATTACCCAAAAATACCAGCCAGCCGCCGCAGCTAAACCCAAAGTGGGCTTTATGCCAAAAGTAGGCGATCGCATCCGCATTTCCCAATTTGGGCAAACTGCCGAAGTTTTAACCGCCCCCGATGAGGATGGAGAGTTAAATGTGCGCTTCGGCATTATGAAAATGACAGTGAAATTGCCAGACATCGAATCTCTCGATGGGCAAAAAGCTGAACCCATTGTCAAACAAAAACCAACACCAACACCAACGACTCCCCCACCCCAAGCCGCACCCGCCATTCGTACTTCTAAAAATACAGTCGATTTACGAGGTAAGCGGGTAGCCGATGCCGAAATTGAATTAGACAAAGCCATTTCCGAAGCCAATGGCCCCATTTGGATTATTCACGGACACGGTACAGGGAAACTAAGGCTAGGTGTTCACGCCTTTTTGCGGCAACATCCTAGAGTCAGCAGTTACGAACCAGCCGAATCAGCTGATGGTGGTAGTGGTGTGACAATTGCTCAAATTTCTTAAGCTCAATCAGATTAGCTAAAAATTGTGTAAAAGCAATTGTGCGATCGCTAACTTCTATCAACTTTGACAATCTTAAATGCTTGGCTCAAGCTATCAAAAAGTCTCAGGAAATTTGGATATTCTTGCTATTTTTTTGGAAAATTTCTGCTAGTAGAGATTGTCAAAGCAAAAATAGCGATCACTTATTTATCTCACCCCAAAATTATCTTTCTACTGGATTATCTCAGCCTTAACTAGTCAGTTATTCACAAGAAAATCTTTCTTTCCCTGTTCCCTCTTTTCCATGTTTTATTTTTCTCTAACGATAACCTGAAACATCTTTGTAGTTACTTGCCAAAAAACCGCTGCAAATCACCTCACAATTTGATACCCTAGCTAGAACAGTTTTGATAAAAGTTAACAGCGTGGACATTCAACTTGGGCGGGGAAAAACGGCTCGCAGGGCTTATGGAATTGATGAAATTGCACTAGTCCCCGGTAAAAGAACTTTAGACCCTAGTTTGGCAGATACTAGCTGGCAGATTGGCAATATAGAGCGAAATATACCAATTATTGCGAGTGCAATGGATGGTGTAGTTGATGTAGATATGGCTGTGCGTTTGTCACAGTTAGGTGCATTAGGAGTTCTCAACTTAGAGGGTATCCAAACTCGCTATGTTGACCCAAATCCCATCCTAGATCGGATTGCTTCTGTCGGAAAAGATGAATTTGTCGCCTTAATGCAAGAACTTTATGCCGAACCCATCAAGCCGGAATTAATTGAAAAACGGATTCAGGAAATTAAACAACAAGGCGGGATTGCGGCTGTGAGTGCGACACCAGCAGGAGCCAGCAAATATGGTGAGACTGTGGCGAAAGCTGGAGCAGATTTATTTTTCATCCAAGCTACAGTCGTCTCCACAGCACATTTATCACCAGAGTCGATAGTTACCCTGGATTTGGCGGAATTTTGCCGTTCTATGCCCATCCCAGTAGTGTTGGGTAACTGTGTCACCTACGAGGTCACTTTAGACTTAATTAAGGCTGGTGCAGCGGCGGTATTAGTGGGTATTGGCCCTGGTGCAGCTTGTACATCTCGTGGTGTGTTGGGTGTGGGTGTACCCCAAGCAACTGCGATCGCTGATTGTGCAGCAGCCCGCGATGATTACTATCAGGAAACTGGTAAATATGTCCCTGTAATCGCTGATGGCGGTTTAATCACTGGTGGAGACATTTGTAAATGTATTGCCTGTGGTGCTGATGGTGTGATGATTGGTTCACCCTTTGCTAGAGCCGCCGAAGCCCCTGGACGCGGGTTTCATTGGGGAATGGCCACCCCTAGCCCTGTGCTACCTCGCGGGACTCGGATCAAAGTTGGGACAACTGGTACTCTTGAGCAAATCCTCATTGGCCCCGCAGGCTTAGATGATGGCACTCATAATTTGTTGGGAGCTTTAAAAACTAGTATGGGTACATTAGGAGCCAAAGACATCAAAGAAATGCAGCAAGTTGAAGTTGTCATTGCGCCTTCCTTGTTAACTGAGGGAAAAGTTTACCAAAAAGCTCAACAATTAGGTATGGGTAAATAAAGAAATTATGAAGTTTAAAAGCGGAAGAAACATATTTCATCCTAGCCGAAGGCAAGCCGTTAAAAGCGTCTACACACTTCAGACTTCATAACTTTCATTTTTCCTAATCCTTTAGATATATCCAGTTGAAATTCTTCAGGAAATTTTTCCAGACTCTCAAACATTCAACTGGAAAAATTCCGTATGTCGCCTACAATAGAGAGAGCGGAGACGCATGTTTCCGTTCACTCCTCACACCACACTCCGCCCGGACTACTGTTCGGGCGGTTCCTTATGTATATAATCTAATTTCGTTGCAAATGTACATCCTTACTCTTCAGAGCAGACGTTTTTGCTATGGTAGAATTTTCACGAAACTCAGAAATGTAATTGGCAAAGGTTTTTAGGCATGTCAGCAGCCACACAAGTTACAGATTCTACTTTTAAGCAAGAAGTTCTCGACAGCAGTGTACCTGTTTTAGTTGATTTTTGGGCTCCCTGGTGTGGCCCTTGCCGCATGGTAGCTCCTGTTGTCGAAGAAATTGCCGTTCAGTACGAAGGTCAACTCAAAGTTGTAAAAGTTAATACTGATGAGAATCCTCAAGTGGCAAGTCAGTATGGCATTCGCAGCATTCCCACATTAATGATTTTTAAAGATGGGCAAAAAGTTGATATGGTCGTTGGAGCCGTACCCAAAACTACATTAGCTAGTACTTTGGAAAAGCATATTGCTCAAGAAAAGTAGTAATTGATAATTCATAATTCGTAATTACAATTAGTTGAGGCTTAAACCCACTACTAATGTTAAATTGCTAAATTAAAAATTTAGCAGGGGCTTGTACCCTTTGAATTGCGAATTGGTAATTTTGGTTAACCCTCAATCGGTAATACAACCCTTTTGAGAAGCTCATTTGTTTTAGGTAAATTTTTGTAAAAAAGTTTTTGAGACGCGAGTTTTCGCGTCTCAGTAAAACTTTCTCCTTCCAAATTAATGAATGTACAACTATTTGAAGAACTTAATTTTGATTCTCAAATATTAAATATCTAGCCAGTATCAGCGTGATTTACGTTTCTTTATTTACCAATCTTGAGAGACGGTTGAAGCTCATATAGTCAATGAACATCGTGTTTTGAGCGTTTTAGCAGAGTCAGAACTTGAAAACTTCGTTCAGTTGCTGCGTAAGTTTTTAGTTTTGTTTGAGGAGCAGCAGGCGGAAAATTTAGGGTTGCTCAAAGTTGTTGATGTCTTTAATGTCTATATAAATTCCTCAATGATTCTCAGTGTAGGAGCAAATATGAGAGGCCAAAGCTGGTATGTTGCTTTACTAATTGGACTGATGTGTCTGATTCGGTTTAGTCTTAGTGCTGTTGGCTATGCTGACCCACTGTGGTTAATGAAGCAACTCAGTATCTCTGTTGATACAAACATCCAAATGCCGTACATTATTCGTGTTTGGGCAGTTAGAGACATAGTGCTTGCTGTAATAGTTGCTTT encodes:
- a CDS encoding GuaB3 family IMP dehydrogenase-related protein, coding for MDIQLGRGKTARRAYGIDEIALVPGKRTLDPSLADTSWQIGNIERNIPIIASAMDGVVDVDMAVRLSQLGALGVLNLEGIQTRYVDPNPILDRIASVGKDEFVALMQELYAEPIKPELIEKRIQEIKQQGGIAAVSATPAGASKYGETVAKAGADLFFIQATVVSTAHLSPESIVTLDLAEFCRSMPIPVVLGNCVTYEVTLDLIKAGAAAVLVGIGPGAACTSRGVLGVGVPQATAIADCAAARDDYYQETGKYVPVIADGGLITGGDICKCIACGADGVMIGSPFARAAEAPGRGFHWGMATPSPVLPRGTRIKVGTTGTLEQILIGPAGLDDGTHNLLGALKTSMGTLGAKDIKEMQQVEVVIAPSLLTEGKVYQKAQQLGMGK